The segment AAACTATAAACCCCAACGAAAAAGCAAAACTAAAAGGGACAAAACAAGTGCCCCAGTCTTGACTCCAGACTGGATAACTATTTTACATCAAGATCAGCAACATACCTCGTAATTCTTCTTGGTTAGCCTCTCAAGGAATGGAGACTTCTCCAGCTGTTCTTTGCTGCTTCCCGTGATGTAGAAGATGTCTTTCTGCCCTGGCTTCATCCTTGAAATGTACTCATCAAGGGAGGCAAGTTTGCCATCTGACTTGGAACTGAGGCAAGCAAATATAAGATCAGTTTTCTTTTTCCCAAAACATACAATTCAAGACAATGTTTGGAAAAGAATAAGAGAGGACAAACCTCTCAAATCTAAGAAGCTTTGCAAGGCGGTTCCTGTTAGTTGCGTCTTCAATGATACCCAGCTTGATTGATTTGCCAAACTCGTTCCAGAACTTGGCGTACTGGCCCTTCTTCTCTTCCACCTCACTTTTCTCTTCATCTGATTACAGATGATTTTTTTTAGTATTGTAATCATGAGTATATAACTTGCATTCATTGCAGAAAACCCCATTACCTGTCTTATCCTTGTTGCTGTACTCATCAGGGTCTTCTTCAGCAAGTTTCCTAATCATATCAAGAGCTTTACGGATCAGCTTCTTCTTGATGGTCTTGAGACTGCTATGTTGCTGAAGCATTTCTCGTGACACATTCAGGGGCAGTGTGTCTGAGTCAACAATACCCTAAAGACAAAATTACTGTAAGATTTTGTATGCTGTATCAATggattgaattgaatagtatgTGTTGCTTGAAATAGTAATACAGTACCCTCAAAAAGCTGAGATACTTCGGAAGAAGGTCATCGAATTCATCAGAGATGAAAACTCTTCTAACATACAGCTTGAGGTTTGACTTGTTACTGTTGTAGTAACTCTCATAGAGATCATGTGGAGCCTTCGGAGGAATGAAGAGCAAAGCTTTGAACTCAACATCTCCTTCAGCAGTGAAGTGGCTCCAACCCATAGGCTTGTCATCACCGAAGTCCTGAAAAAGAATTGTTAAGTTATACAAATGTTTCGTCAATAAGATCCACAAACAAAGCTTTCTTTGGTAAAAACAATCATTTACTACTAACTCATTGCTACAGTATTTACCTTTGCTAGTGAGTGGTAAAACTTTGAGTACTCTTCATCAGTAACCTCCTTTGGGCTGCGAAGCCATACAGCCTTCACATCATTCAGAAGTTCCCATTCAGAAGTAGTCTCCTTTATTGTCTTCGTCTTGGGCTTTTTCTCTTTCTCTTCATCTTCTTCTGTCTCTTCCTCTGTAGTTTCTGGGGCTGTTAAGAAACACATGATGTGTCAGCACCAACACACATAACTACCATCTCAGGAGAATAAACAACTTCACTAAAGACTTACTTGAATCCTCTTCATCACTTGTCTCACCCTCATCAGCTGGCACTTCAACATCAACCTCCTTCGTCGACCACAAATAGATagggaagttgatgaactcagaGTACTTCTTCACCAAATCCTGCATAAAGGAGAATTCAAATTAAACACTTGTAACTACAGATGCACAAACAGATATACTTGTCTTATAAGGTCTATAAGAGATGTGTTTCATTACGATGTATCAAATCCAAGTAGTGGACAGGACAAACAGGTACTCCTATATGTTTCACTTGCTCTCACACAGTAACACGAAAATTATCTCATCATTAATGAATGCACTATTATTGCCAGAGACAGATGCTAAGCAATCTGCCATTGCTCTAAaaccaaaacatattgacaactTGACTTCTGAAAAAATCTGATTCAAATTCCTAGTTAGCACTGTTGGGGTCATGTCCAAGTCTAATAAAATATGTTGATTTCAGATAACACTGTTGGACTTCAAGTTGAAATACACATACAAGCTAAAAACTACCTCGTACCCATTGTATATTTTGCGGCATAAGTCAATTAACCCAAACAAAAGACAAATGAATGTGTTGATACCTTTAGCTTATCCTCTTCCAAGTACTCCTTGGCCTCATCTCGCAGATGTAATCTTATCTCAGTTCCACGGCCAAGGGGCTCATTCCATGTATCCTCAGAGATAGCAAATGATCCATCAGCTTTTGATTCCCAGACATATCTAAAAGAGTACAACACCGCAATAACATTAGGCAACTACAATGGTAAATCAACACATGAATACAAAATCAGACAAAAATATCTTACTGTTTATCATCATTGTGCTTGCTGACCACTTCGACATAGTCAGCAACCAAGTACACAGAGTAGAAACCAACACCAAACTGTCCAATAAGATTGAGGTCACCTCCGGACTGCATCTTTTCCACAAAAGCTGCAAAGGTGGCAAACAATTCAAATTATTTGAGAGCGTAATCCTataatatttaacaaatattggaTTGCAGTAATCAGACGGAAAGATGAAGGAACAATACCTGAAGTTCCAGACTTAGCAATGGTTCCAAGGTTCTTAATAAGATCTTCCTTGGTCATACCAATACCCCTATCCCGAATGGAGAGGATCTTCTTCTCTTTGTCCAACTTAATCTGCATTGGCATAGGCCAGACGCCTTAAGGTCCAATTCTAAAGCAAGATAtgatgccaaaaaaaaaaaggctctCGCACTGAAATCCCACGTACCTGAATCTCAAGCTTTGCAGTGTCACCTTCGCCCAGAACCTCCTTATCAGTAAGGGAAAGGAACCTAATCTTATCCAAAGCCTACAGACATGCAGAACACCAGTGTTAATTTTGGGCATCCACAATGAAGAATAAACACAGGGATCAGATGTAATACATACATCAGAGGCATTGGAGATGAGCTCCCTCAAATAGATATCCTTGTTGCTGTAGAGTGAGTTGATGATGATGTCCATGAGTCTGGACACCTCAGCTTGGAACTCAAACTTCTCGGCTGAGCTCCTGAGAGTCTTCCTAGAGATAGACTCGGCTTCCCTGCACACAACAAAATCATATTGTTCATAAAAAGTATCGATAACATGGCAAAGCAGTAATAATCAGCACTGATCACAAGGCCGTGCGCACCTCTGGGCAACATCAGAGTCGGTAGACAGACCATGAGGGACAGCACCAAGCTTCTCCTCTACCTTCGGTGGGTTAGCTAAGTCATCGCTGCTCTCCTCGGCATTCACCTGTAGCTTCTTAGCTGCAGAATAGGCAGGGTCAGTACAAGATTGAAATTCCACTTATATGTAGGCTTTTGGTATGCAGGTACAGCACAGTAAATGGAAACCAAAGCTGCCACTAGACTAGAAGGTCCTTTAAATTCACCAATTCGCCAAGAGTAGTATGATAGGGACATGTGCAGAGAGTCCTCAAATTTACTAAAAATAGCATGATATACTGGAGCACTTGATCAGTCAAGTGAGCAGTACATTTACCCCGCAGATAAGATCCATGTAGGTAACAGCTAAAAATGGATGAAGTTACAGGTCTAAACCCCATTAAACCCCCAAACGGAACAAACCACATGCTCATCACCAGTAAACTAAAAGAAAAATGTGAAGAGCCCCATGACGAATCGAAGATCTAGTCAGCAATCTCGAACTCGAAACAAACCCTGCCATTATATTGGATCGAAAAGACCAGGGGCCGCTCACTTCCCCATCTAGCGGAACACGAGATCTAGCAACAAATTGGAATGAAATTTTCTAGCAGAGATCGCATCCAGTGTCACCATCCTCTACCCCCAACGAATCTAGTAGCAGCTACGACCGTGTCCTTCCGGTCGGAAATTTACCGCGCGATCCATCACACAGGGTGCTCATATTCAGACAGACTGGACAGGAAACACTACGCGAAACTAAGATGAGCCGACGGGCAGAGCTAATTAGTGATCGGGCGACACGGAATCCGCCACCAATCGCCTCGAGAACACCGGGATCGAcaaaccacacacacacacacaaaaatcaACGGAAAAGTAAAAAACTGGAGATCTCCGGCACGCGGGGTCATGCCTGGGTCGGGGAGGGTggtgaggaggaagaggaggagcagCGCGGAGGAGAGCGCCCACTTGCGCATCGTCGTCTCGCCTCGCTTCGCTTCACTCTGCGGAGCACCACCAGTGATGAGTTCGTCGCGCTCTGCGCCGGAGACGAAAGCCCCTTTAAAACGGGCCGGGGCCAGGAGACCCGTGCGCTCGGTCCACGCGGGTGCGATACGGCCACGTGGACGAGCGGACGGCCGCGATTGGATCCTGTCCACGTGGCGGTTTCTCAATGGGCGACGCCAGCGGACTTGACGTGGTGCGGGAGCGGGGATGAGGGTCTCTGCCGTCCGATGGGGAGATCTGCGTGCTCCAAGGGCTGGGATCTCGTGTGCCCCTTGAATGGTGGACACGTGGAGTGATGTGATTGGACGCAGGCCGGGTCACCCACGTCGATGGGCTGCTAGAAAGTTCGAAGCGCGTGCTTACCGGATAATTTTGTTCAGGAAAGAAAGGGGTGTTGTGGTGGGGCTGGAGCGACGGGGTGGCCCACAAGTCAGTCAACGTGCGTTGACGAGCGACCGGTCGATGGCCGTGCTTGGAACGCTATGGTGCTGGACCTTAATTCTGATTGCGCCATCAGGCATTTCGTCAGTCTTCTGAAGGCCAAAGCTCAGTGGGATGCAAATtaataaggctttgtttagatgcaaaattttttttgaagtttgacactgtaatattttcgtttgtatttgataaacattgtccaaccatgaactaactaggcttaaaagattcgtctcatgatttacagataatGGGATTTGGTGAAGATGCGCAATGGCGATGTCAAGGCGAAGATACGGGCCGGGAGCATGCAGCAGAGGCAGATCATCGATCTTTGTGTGTGGGCAGGGCAGACGCTCGCCGATTAGAACAATGCATCATGTGTTT is part of the Sorghum bicolor cultivar BTx623 chromosome 10, Sorghum_bicolor_NCBIv3, whole genome shotgun sequence genome and harbors:
- the LOC8064998 gene encoding endoplasmin homolog, with product MRKWALSSALLLLFLLTTLPDPAKKLQVNAEESSDDLANPPKVEEKLGAVPHGLSTDSDVAQREAESISRKTLRSSAEKFEFQAEVSRLMDIIINSLYSNKDIYLRELISNASDALDKIRFLSLTDKEVLGEGDTAKLEIQIKLDKEKKILSIRDRGIGMTKEDLIKNLGTIAKSGTSAFVEKMQSGGDLNLIGQFGVGFYSVYLVADYVEVVSKHNDDKQYVWESKADGSFAISEDTWNEPLGRGTEIRLHLRDEAKEYLEEDKLKDLVKKYSEFINFPIYLWSTKEVDVEVPADEGETSDEEDSTPETTEEETEEDEEKEKKPKTKTIKETTSEWELLNDVKAVWLRSPKEVTDEEYSKFYHSLAKDFGDDKPMGWSHFTAEGDVEFKALLFIPPKAPHDLYESYYNSNKSNLKLYVRRVFISDEFDDLLPKYLSFLRGIVDSDTLPLNVSREMLQQHSSLKTIKKKLIRKALDMIRKLAEEDPDEYSNKDKTDEEKSEVEEKKGQYAKFWNEFGKSIKLGIIEDATNRNRLAKLLRFESSKSDGKLASLDEYISRMKPGQKDIFYITGSSKEQLEKSPFLERLTKKNYEVIFFTDPVDEYLMQYLMDYEDKKFQNVSKEGLKLGKDSKLKELKESFKELSDWWKKALESENVDSVKISNRLHNTPCVVVTSKYGWSANMEKIMQAQTLSDSSKQAYMRGKRVLEINPRHPIIKELRDKVAQDNESEELKHTARLVYQTALMESGFNLPDPKEFASSIYKSVQKSLDLSPDATVEEEDEAEEQPEIEEKESTKEESEPSYDKDEL